In Burkholderia savannae, one genomic interval encodes:
- a CDS encoding LuxR C-terminal-related transcriptional regulator: MPSIDYKTAFHLAPIGLVLSHDRVIEDCNDELAAIFRCARIDLIGRSFEVLYPSSDEFERIGERISPVMIAHGSYADDRIMKRATGELFWCHVTGRALDRTAPLAAGVWTFEDLSATRRVAVELTPREREIAAQLVTGKTSKQIGRVLDISSRTVDIYRARLMRKYGTGNTPELVQRLLGQ; encoded by the coding sequence ATGCCCTCCATCGATTACAAGACCGCCTTCCATCTCGCGCCGATCGGCCTCGTGCTGTCGCACGACCGCGTCATCGAAGATTGCAACGACGAGCTCGCCGCGATCTTCCGCTGCGCGCGCATCGATCTGATCGGCCGGTCGTTCGAGGTGCTCTACCCGTCGTCCGACGAATTCGAGCGGATCGGCGAGCGCATCTCGCCCGTGATGATCGCGCACGGCAGCTACGCGGACGATCGCATCATGAAGCGCGCGACGGGCGAATTGTTCTGGTGCCACGTGACGGGCCGCGCGCTCGATCGCACGGCGCCGCTCGCGGCGGGCGTATGGACGTTCGAGGACCTGAGCGCGACGCGCCGCGTCGCGGTCGAGCTGACGCCGCGCGAGCGCGAGATCGCCGCGCAGCTCGTGACCGGCAAGACAAGCAAGCAGATCGGCCGCGTGCTCGACATCAGCTCTCGCACGGTCGACATCTACCGCGCGCGGCTGATGCGCAAATACGGAACGGGGAACACGCCCGAGCTGGTGCAGCGCCTGCTCGGGCAGTGA
- a CDS encoding glycoside hydrolase 5 family protein: MIISRARDLFFIFMINVIGCQAAFSQTNTPVTGIDLGGEILDIINQNPNNPAQAINNYMAGVAAMNVRWLRIHLNWSEIQPASTWIFTSDPNPGVSSGLTWGATDIVVRAARNYGMRILGVITLTPRWAVGSQCPSNYRLSSNGAYALCAPNPTSYTNFARAAAKHYSSDSYGGKIDAWEIWNEPNCGPNFIPHDPVLYTQLLKSAYSAIKQANPSASVYAGGSSGCLTSPNNGTGALPSSGVAGLVNSADSRYPAPTQWEPRDWLAVMYANGAKGYFDGLAHHPHCHSDDWQSPPDQCPSTTVNSVYPDYSNPFNIMWHTFSSPSYGWPSPTGKTFASYTGTSLRDLMNANGDGAKPIVITEFGVATTASDGAANFTGQLGGSAQQYTNADFQTLAPSYLTQANQAREYRALMAWIANQPYGRFGPVYAYCYSDMTLASPYSANIYEPYFGLVTITGSTGSSGTAGAPKIAGTYQAVSGQYYPAWPNFGAAAAAAANQTPGYAPVGPGW, encoded by the coding sequence ATGATTATCTCGAGAGCAAGAGATTTATTTTTCATTTTCATGATTAACGTAATTGGATGCCAGGCGGCATTTTCTCAAACCAATACGCCGGTAACGGGAATCGATCTCGGCGGAGAAATTCTCGACATTATCAATCAGAATCCCAATAATCCTGCACAGGCAATCAATAACTATATGGCGGGCGTCGCCGCGATGAACGTGCGCTGGCTGCGCATTCACCTCAATTGGTCGGAAATCCAGCCGGCGTCGACATGGATCTTTACCAGCGATCCCAATCCCGGCGTCAGCAGCGGCCTGACCTGGGGCGCGACGGACATCGTCGTTCGGGCCGCCAGAAATTACGGAATGCGAATTCTCGGCGTGATCACGTTGACGCCGCGCTGGGCGGTGGGCTCGCAATGTCCGAGCAACTACCGCCTGTCGAGTAACGGCGCCTATGCGCTGTGCGCGCCGAATCCCACGTCGTACACCAACTTCGCGCGCGCGGCCGCCAAACACTACAGCAGCGACAGCTACGGCGGGAAAATCGACGCGTGGGAAATCTGGAACGAGCCGAATTGCGGGCCCAACTTCATCCCGCACGATCCGGTCCTCTATACCCAGCTCCTGAAGAGCGCGTATTCGGCGATCAAGCAAGCCAATCCGTCGGCGTCCGTCTATGCGGGCGGCAGCTCGGGATGCCTCACGTCGCCGAACAACGGCACGGGCGCGCTTCCGTCGAGCGGCGTGGCGGGCCTCGTGAATTCGGCGGATTCCCGCTACCCCGCGCCGACGCAATGGGAGCCCCGCGACTGGCTTGCCGTGATGTACGCGAACGGCGCGAAGGGATATTTCGACGGGCTCGCGCACCATCCGCACTGCCACAGCGACGATTGGCAATCGCCCCCCGATCAGTGCCCGAGCACGACCGTCAACTCCGTCTATCCGGATTACTCGAATCCGTTCAACATCATGTGGCACACGTTCTCGTCGCCCTCCTACGGCTGGCCGTCCCCTACCGGCAAGACGTTCGCCAGTTACACGGGGACGAGCCTGCGCGACCTGATGAACGCGAACGGCGACGGGGCCAAGCCCATCGTGATCACGGAATTCGGGGTCGCAACGACTGCGTCGGATGGCGCCGCCAATTTCACGGGCCAGCTGGGCGGCAGCGCACAGCAGTACACGAACGCCGATTTTCAGACGCTGGCGCCCTCGTACCTGACGCAAGCGAACCAGGCGCGCGAGTACCGGGCGCTAATGGCATGGATCGCCAACCAGCCTTACGGCCGGTTTGGCCCGGTTTACGCGTATTGCTACTCGGACATGACGCTGGCGTCGCCATACAGCGCGAACATCTACGAGCCGTATTTCGGCCTGGTGACGATCACCGGTTCGACGGGATCGAGCGGAACGGCCGGCGCGCCCAAGATCGCGGGCACGTATCAGGCCGTGTCTGGGCAGTACTATCCGGCCTGGCCCAACTTCGGCGCCGCCG